In Rhodanobacteraceae bacterium, a single genomic region encodes these proteins:
- a CDS encoding acyl-CoA dehydrogenase family protein — MSIDPATEASRRAAQARFRAWVDAEIRPDAARADADGRLPADLPRRLGAAGLLIGDGLDAVELGLLHAEIGAACASTRSLMTVQGMVAGAIARWGSAAQRARWLAPLARGECVAGFALSEPEAGSDALALQCTARAVDSGWRLAGRKAWTSFGQIADVFLVIARIESDLIAFLVERDAPGLTLEALPPGLGLRAVMGADLHLADCRIGSEARLGGRGLGYAAVAAGALDYGRYSVACGAAGAAADCLSRALAHARERQQFGRPIGEHGAVQGLLARMLAATQGARLQCARAGALRQAGDPRAGAETLLAKYQATRALSAVAADAVQVLRRARLRQRPSGRAPLPRCEGARDHRGQHPDPRVAARARGARGCLGAAGR; from the coding sequence GTGAGCATCGATCCCGCCACGGAAGCGTCCCGGCGCGCCGCGCAGGCGCGCTTCCGCGCCTGGGTGGACGCCGAAATCCGCCCGGACGCGGCGCGCGCCGATGCCGATGGCCGGCTGCCGGCGGACCTGCCGCGGCGGCTCGGCGCGGCCGGGCTGCTGATCGGCGACGGGCTGGATGCGGTCGAGCTTGGCCTGCTGCACGCGGAAATCGGCGCCGCCTGCGCCTCCACGCGCAGCCTGATGACCGTGCAGGGCATGGTCGCGGGCGCGATCGCGCGCTGGGGCAGCGCGGCGCAGCGGGCGCGCTGGCTGGCGCCGCTGGCGCGCGGCGAATGCGTGGCTGGCTTCGCGCTGAGCGAGCCCGAGGCCGGCAGCGATGCGCTGGCGCTGCAGTGCACCGCGCGGGCCGTCGACAGCGGCTGGCGCCTGGCCGGGCGCAAGGCCTGGACCAGCTTCGGGCAGATCGCCGACGTGTTCCTGGTGATCGCGCGGATCGAGTCGGACCTGATCGCCTTCCTGGTCGAACGCGATGCGCCCGGACTGACGCTGGAGGCGCTGCCGCCGGGACTCGGCCTGCGCGCGGTGATGGGCGCCGACCTGCACCTGGCCGATTGCCGCATCGGCAGCGAGGCGCGCCTGGGCGGGCGCGGCTTGGGCTACGCCGCGGTGGCGGCCGGGGCGCTCGACTACGGCCGCTACAGCGTGGCCTGCGGCGCGGCCGGCGCCGCCGCGGATTGCCTGTCGCGGGCGTTGGCGCATGCGCGCGAGCGCCAGCAGTTCGGTCGCCCCATCGGCGAGCACGGCGCGGTCCAGGGCCTGCTCGCGCGCATGCTCGCCGCCACCCAGGGCGCGCGCCTGCAGTGCGCCCGCGCCGGCGCGCTGCGCCAGGCCGGCGATCCGCGCGCCGGCGCCGAGACCCTGCTGGCGAAGTACCAGGCGACCCGCGCGCTCAGCGCGGTGGCGGCGGATGCGGTGCAGGTCCTTCGGCGCGCGCGGCTGCGCCAGCGGCCATCCGGTCGAGCGCCATTACCGCGATGCGAAGGTGCTCGAGATCATCGAGGGCAGCACCCAGATCCACGAGTGGCTGCTCGCGCGCGAGGCGCTCGCGGGTGCCTGGGAGCTGCCGGGCGATGA
- a CDS encoding FtsX-like permease family protein, whose product MTDDVARILWMLAAAAGLVLLVAWANVANLAWVRADAGQAGIAVRTALGAGRWRAAAGFLAEAALLGIAAGLLALLAARAAVRALVAFGPEGFPRLGELGVGWETAAFIALLSVAGVGLSAALPVLRTQRVDLGRALHDGARGQTSGKPRQRMRAAIATLQIALALVVLIGSALLLRTAQRLQAVDPGFDAREVSTLRILLPYARYGDAARLAFQAELVERVRRLPSVQGAGLALQLPLAWKQAPEQRFRLPGEAQPRALPVNVIGDGYFAALRIPLLAGRDFRTLGTAQAGDIILSRRAAAELFGDAHVATAVGRTLALADAGGPTCTVVGVAGDVRQADLASVPPPLVYLPQTLPGPRPGMALVVRSPSDALPAIRQQLRELDPTVPLYQVQSMDEVMHASTARLRLTAAMMSAAAAVALLLGMIGLYGVMAYLVALRTREFGVRLALGADPRRIARAVLGHGLVLAAGGILAGLLLHALAAPLLRAFLFEVTAHDPLTLAGAALLLAATAALASWLPARRAARVDPALALRAG is encoded by the coding sequence ATGACCGACGATGTCGCGCGGATCTTGTGGATGCTGGCCGCGGCGGCGGGACTGGTGCTGCTGGTGGCCTGGGCGAATGTGGCGAACCTGGCGTGGGTGCGCGCAGACGCCGGCCAGGCCGGCATCGCGGTGCGCACGGCACTCGGCGCCGGCCGCTGGCGCGCGGCTGCGGGCTTTCTCGCCGAGGCAGCTCTGCTTGGAATCGCTGCGGGCCTGTTGGCGCTGCTCGCGGCGCGCGCGGCCGTGCGCGCGCTGGTGGCCTTCGGGCCGGAAGGGTTCCCGCGCCTCGGGGAGTTGGGAGTCGGTTGGGAGACCGCGGCTTTCATCGCGCTGCTGAGCGTGGCTGGCGTGGGCTTGAGCGCGGCGCTGCCGGTGCTGCGTACCCAGCGAGTCGACCTGGGCCGCGCGCTGCACGACGGCGCACGCGGACAGACCAGCGGCAAGCCGCGGCAACGCATGCGCGCGGCCATCGCCACGCTGCAGATCGCACTGGCGCTGGTGGTGCTGATCGGCTCGGCCCTGCTGCTGCGCACCGCGCAGCGCCTGCAGGCGGTCGATCCGGGCTTCGACGCGCGCGAGGTGAGCACACTGCGCATCCTGCTGCCCTACGCCCGCTACGGCGACGCCGCCCGGCTGGCCTTCCAGGCCGAGCTGGTCGAGCGCGTGCGGCGGCTGCCGTCGGTGCAGGGCGCCGGCCTGGCCTTGCAATTGCCGCTCGCCTGGAAACAGGCGCCGGAGCAACGCTTCCGCCTGCCGGGCGAGGCGCAGCCGCGCGCGCTGCCGGTCAATGTGATCGGTGACGGCTATTTTGCGGCGCTGCGCATCCCCCTGCTGGCGGGGCGCGACTTCCGCACGCTGGGGACAGCGCAGGCAGGCGACATCATCCTCAGCCGGCGCGCAGCCGCCGAACTGTTTGGCGACGCGCATGTCGCGACTGCGGTGGGCCGGACGCTGGCGCTGGCCGACGCAGGCGGACCGACCTGCACCGTCGTCGGCGTGGCCGGCGATGTGCGCCAGGCGGACCTGGCCAGCGTGCCGCCGCCGCTGGTCTACCTGCCGCAGACGCTGCCCGGCCCACGGCCCGGCATGGCGCTGGTGGTGCGCTCGCCATCCGACGCGCTGCCGGCCATCCGCCAGCAGCTGCGCGAGCTGGACCCCACGGTGCCGCTCTATCAGGTGCAGTCGATGGACGAGGTGATGCACGCCTCCACCGCCCGGCTGCGGCTAACCGCCGCGATGATGAGCGCTGCGGCGGCCGTCGCGCTGTTGCTCGGCATGATCGGGCTGTATGGCGTGATGGCCTACCTGGTGGCGCTGCGCACCCGTGAATTCGGCGTACGCCTGGCGCTCGGCGCGGACCCGCGGCGCATCGCCCGCGCGGTGCTCGGCCACGGGTTGGTGCTGGCGGCTGGCGGGATCCTGGCGGGATTGTTGCTGCACGCACTGGCTGCGCCGCTTTTGCGTGCCTTCCTTTTCGAGGTCACGGCCCACGATCCGCTGACGCTGGCCGGCGCCGCTCTGCTGCTCGCCGCCACCGCGGCACTCGCCAGTTGGCTCCCCGCCCGCCGCGCCGCGCGGGTGGATCCGGCGCTGGCGCTGCGGGCGGGGTAG
- a CDS encoding TonB family protein, with the protein MASPEWLLRCGLVLSLALLLVWSLRHPLRRWCGARVAYGLWLLPPAALVAALLPAPVRVVSWAPLASIGEFAAPGAAAAEAGWRFADLAPALWAAGVLVALAWHWLAQRRFLAALRLRNCEGVARSAAVAAPMAIGLLRPRIVLPEDFEARYPPEAQALMLAHERAHLAAGDLPAQALATLVACACWPNPLAWWALRAFRHDQELACDARLLESRPAQRRPYADALLQAQLAGERLPAPLGCHWPTGHPLKERIAMLKHLPHTRLRRRGQAAMLVLALAFGGGVWATQAPVTVSAEAPTYAVRLLLSRPGHAPLMPSLLVRAGERAGIRSDDAELELQVSDGGDGMVYLQTELRLDGRLAGTPAIAMKTGEPGTVRIGSGVSDGIELTFWVSPQKRAPTASSPAGALADVRPPPRYPAQAMRDGIEGEVRVEFDVDATGVVRNPRILSAQPVGVFEEAVLTAVRGWWLNPQNQAQPLPASMQMPIHFRLDEDDLAPAG; encoded by the coding sequence ATGGCCAGCCCTGAATGGTTGCTGCGGTGTGGTCTGGTGCTCTCGCTGGCGCTGTTGCTGGTGTGGTCGTTGCGGCATCCGCTGCGGCGCTGGTGCGGCGCGCGAGTCGCCTACGGGCTCTGGCTGCTGCCGCCAGCCGCGCTGGTGGCGGCGCTGCTGCCGGCGCCGGTGCGCGTGGTGAGCTGGGCGCCGCTGGCCTCCATCGGGGAATTCGCCGCGCCAGGTGCTGCCGCCGCGGAAGCAGGCTGGCGCTTTGCGGACCTTGCGCCTGCGCTGTGGGCGGCGGGCGTGCTGGTCGCGCTCGCCTGGCACTGGCTGGCGCAGCGGCGTTTCCTCGCCGCACTGCGCTTGCGCAACTGCGAAGGCGTGGCACGCAGCGCAGCAGTCGCGGCGCCGATGGCGATCGGCCTGTTACGCCCGCGGATCGTGCTGCCCGAGGACTTCGAGGCGCGCTACCCGCCCGAGGCCCAGGCCCTGATGTTGGCGCACGAACGCGCTCACCTGGCTGCGGGAGACCTGCCGGCCCAGGCCCTGGCCACGCTGGTCGCCTGCGCCTGCTGGCCCAATCCGCTGGCCTGGTGGGCGCTGCGCGCATTCCGCCATGACCAGGAACTGGCCTGCGACGCGCGCCTGCTGGAGTCCCGCCCGGCGCAGCGCCGTCCCTACGCCGATGCCCTGCTGCAAGCCCAACTGGCCGGAGAGCGCCTGCCGGCGCCGCTCGGCTGCCACTGGCCTACCGGCCACCCGCTGAAGGAGCGTATCGCCATGCTGAAACACCTGCCTCACACTCGCCTGCGTCGCCGCGGCCAGGCCGCCATGCTGGTCCTGGCGCTGGCCTTCGGGGGCGGCGTCTGGGCTACCCAGGCACCAGTCACGGTGAGCGCCGAGGCGCCCACCTACGCCGTGCGCCTGCTGCTCAGCCGCCCCGGCCACGCGCCGCTGATGCCCAGCCTGCTGGTGCGTGCCGGCGAGCGTGCCGGCATCCGCAGCGACGACGCGGAACTGGAATTGCAGGTCTCCGACGGCGGCGACGGAATGGTCTACCTGCAGACCGAGCTGCGCCTGGACGGACGCCTGGCCGGCACACCGGCCATCGCGATGAAGACCGGCGAGCCCGGAACCGTGCGCATCGGATCCGGCGTGTCCGATGGCATCGAGCTGACGTTCTGGGTCTCGCCGCAGAAACGCGCGCCGACCGCGAGTTCTCCCGCTGGCGCCCTGGCCGACGTGCGCCCGCCGCCACGCTATCCGGCGCAGGCGATGCGCGATGGCATCGAGGGCGAGGTGCGGGTCGAGTTCGACGTGGATGCCACCGGCGTGGTGCGCAACCCGCGCATCCTCAGCGCGCAGCCGGTCGGCGTGTTCGAGGAAGCGGTGCTGACCGCGGTGCGCGGTTGGTGGCTGAATCCGCAGAACCAGGCGCAGCCGCTGCCCGCCAGCATGCAGATGCCGATCCACTTCAGGCTCGATGAGGATGACCTCGCGCCGGCTGGTTGA
- a CDS encoding BlaI/MecI/CopY family transcriptional regulator has translation MVDISEAESVVMEVLWQRHPLAAEEVVAALAGRQDWQEPTIKTLLNRLLGKGALRAEREGRRYLYSPVLEREAWLSRQSESLLTRLFDGRVAPLVAHFSRQRKLSAQDIAELKQLIEGLDDGQP, from the coding sequence ATGGTGGACATCAGCGAAGCGGAATCCGTGGTCATGGAGGTGCTCTGGCAGCGCCATCCGCTGGCGGCCGAGGAGGTGGTCGCGGCACTGGCCGGCCGCCAGGACTGGCAGGAGCCGACGATCAAGACCCTGCTCAACCGCCTGCTCGGCAAGGGCGCGCTGCGCGCGGAGCGTGAGGGCCGCCGGTACCTGTACTCGCCGGTGCTGGAGCGCGAGGCCTGGTTGTCGCGCCAGAGCGAAAGCCTGCTCACGCGGCTGTTCGACGGCCGCGTGGCACCGCTGGTGGCGCACTTCAGCCGCCAGCGCAAGCTCAGCGCGCAGGACATCGCCGAACTGAAACAACTGATCGAGGGACTCGACGATGGCCAGCCCTGA
- a CDS encoding nitroreductase family protein, which translates to MSHDASRIPLPGWTEYPPDAMLARARAFADEMSRRRTVRDFSERAVPRALIEHALRAAGSAPSGANQQPWRFVAVADGDIKRRIREAAEAEEQAFYAHRAPEEWKEALRPLGTDAHKPFLETAPWLIGIFYERFGYDADGQKAKRYYPHESVGIATGLLIAALHHAGLCTLTHTPSPMGFLNQILGRPANEMAYLLLVVGYPDAACTVPDIQRLPLAEYATFLLRPAIAEPRGPPGSRCPPRPAPVPKTNTNHPHQHRLEPALSYDGARAVAGVHSSPCSKPWGRE; encoded by the coding sequence ATGTCCCACGACGCTTCCCGCATTCCGCTGCCCGGCTGGACCGAGTACCCGCCAGACGCGATGCTGGCGCGCGCCCGGGCGTTCGCCGACGAGATGTCGCGCCGACGCACCGTGCGCGATTTCAGCGAGCGCGCGGTGCCGCGCGCACTGATCGAGCATGCGCTGCGCGCGGCCGGCAGCGCGCCGAGCGGCGCCAACCAGCAGCCGTGGCGCTTCGTCGCCGTGGCCGACGGAGACATCAAGCGGCGCATCCGTGAAGCCGCCGAAGCCGAGGAGCAGGCGTTCTACGCCCACCGCGCGCCGGAGGAATGGAAGGAAGCGCTGCGCCCGCTGGGCACCGATGCGCACAAGCCCTTCCTGGAGACGGCGCCGTGGTTGATCGGCATCTTCTACGAGCGCTTCGGTTATGACGCGGACGGCCAAAAGGCCAAGCGCTACTACCCGCACGAGTCGGTCGGCATCGCCACCGGTTTGCTGATCGCCGCGCTGCATCACGCGGGCCTGTGCACCCTGACGCACACTCCGAGCCCGATGGGCTTCCTCAACCAGATCCTCGGCCGGCCGGCCAACGAGATGGCCTACCTGTTGCTGGTGGTCGGCTATCCGGACGCGGCTTGCACGGTGCCGGATATCCAGCGATTGCCGCTGGCGGAGTACGCGACCTTTCTCTTGAGGCCAGCGATAGCCGAGCCGCGCGGACCGCCGGGGAGCCGCTGCCCGCCCCGGCCTGCACCTGTCCCCAAGACCAACACCAACCACCCACACCAACACCGGCTTGAGCCCGCCCTTTCGTACGATGGCGCGCGCGCCGTGGCAGGCGTCCACTCCTCACCCTGCTCGAAGCCCTGGGGGAGGGAATGA
- a CDS encoding PHB depolymerase family esterase, whose protein sequence is MAMRHAVRGGLLVWAMVAGAAQAQSLTAVTGFGSNPGALTMYKYVPAGLPANAPLVVALHGCAQSASNYDAETGWVLLADRWKFALLLPEQTTSNNSSRCFNWFEAGDIARGAGEALSIKQAVDKVRGDHAIDPARVYVTGLSAGAAMTAVMLATYPEVFAGGAIVAGVPYNCGTGLTNAFSCMNPGSDLSPAQWGNKVRAASSHTGPWPLVSIWHGDADTTVRPANANELMEQWTNVHGVDQTADVEDTIGGYPHKVYLNAAGTAVVESWSITGMGHGTPVDPGTGERQCGTAGAYILDVNICSSWYIGKYFGLDNSDSTPPTAAITAPANGAGVSGQVTISAAASDNVGVARVEFLIDGALVASDASAPYAHTWDSASGPNGTRTLVARAVDAAGNVGSSAPVSVTVSGGIEDTTPPSVNLTFPANGATVSGTVQLTATASDDTGVASVEFFLDGASLGSGNQSAQAGPWTLDWNTTATSAGAHALSVVARDARGNQTLDNDTSVTVNQVVLAVDESFSNRNADGDYYDQTGWSGDFAADGDNATAGAGPSQSAYGYASSGVSCAAGWKTKFLQRSAVLGSAPRLSYARKLDLKSAINSTTAARFRVLVNGTVFHEKAVTNANYSDSAWQRFDNLDLSAWAGQTVTLRFEAAANSNVCIEAWAKARIDDLRVGNASEPTDAIAPTVNLTAPANGASVSGNVDLTASASDAVGVVKVEFHANGSLIGVDLAAPYAFTWNTADVANGSYALMAKAFDAAGNVGSDADTTVNVSNGGGGGAPVIVNFASEAANDGYVKANANGSSPALGTLESSLGLAIGRGTDAKYNRALLSFDTSSIPDTATITGATLIVSFNSASGDPWTNPAGNTLVIDLKSGCFGACTLETGDWLSAASASAVANIVRFTAGTQSSAAFSAAGLAAISKTARTQARLRFSQNQTAANYLWIASGASATLRVEYQP, encoded by the coding sequence ATGGCGATGCGGCACGCAGTGCGGGGCGGATTGCTGGTGTGGGCGATGGTGGCGGGCGCGGCGCAGGCGCAGTCGCTGACGGCGGTGACCGGGTTCGGCAGCAACCCCGGCGCCCTGACGATGTACAAGTACGTGCCGGCGGGGCTGCCGGCGAATGCGCCGCTGGTGGTGGCGCTGCATGGCTGCGCGCAGAGCGCGTCCAACTACGATGCCGAGACCGGCTGGGTGCTGCTGGCGGATCGCTGGAAGTTCGCCCTGCTGTTGCCGGAGCAGACGACGTCCAACAACTCCTCGCGCTGCTTCAACTGGTTCGAGGCCGGCGACATCGCGCGTGGCGCGGGCGAGGCGCTGTCGATCAAGCAGGCGGTGGACAAGGTCCGCGGCGACCATGCCATCGATCCGGCGCGGGTCTACGTGACCGGGCTGTCGGCCGGCGCGGCGATGACCGCGGTGATGCTGGCCACCTATCCGGAGGTCTTCGCCGGCGGCGCGATCGTCGCCGGCGTGCCCTACAACTGCGGCACCGGCCTGACCAACGCCTTCTCGTGCATGAATCCGGGCAGCGACCTGAGCCCGGCACAGTGGGGCAACAAGGTGCGCGCGGCCTCGTCGCATACCGGGCCGTGGCCGCTGGTCTCGATCTGGCATGGCGATGCCGACACCACGGTGCGCCCGGCGAACGCCAATGAACTGATGGAGCAATGGACCAACGTCCACGGCGTCGACCAGACCGCCGATGTCGAGGACACCATCGGCGGCTACCCGCACAAGGTCTACCTCAACGCGGCCGGCACCGCGGTGGTGGAGAGCTGGTCGATCACCGGCATGGGCCACGGCACGCCGGTGGACCCGGGCACCGGCGAACGCCAGTGCGGCACCGCCGGCGCCTACATCCTCGACGTGAACATCTGCTCATCCTGGTACATCGGCAAGTACTTCGGCCTCGACAACAGCGACTCGACGCCGCCGACCGCGGCGATCACCGCGCCGGCCAACGGCGCCGGCGTCAGTGGCCAGGTCACGATCAGCGCAGCGGCCAGCGACAACGTGGGCGTGGCGCGGGTGGAGTTCCTGATCGACGGCGCGCTGGTCGCCAGCGACGCGAGTGCGCCCTACGCGCACACCTGGGACAGCGCGAGCGGGCCGAACGGCACGCGCACGCTGGTGGCGCGCGCGGTGGACGCCGCGGGCAATGTGGGCAGCTCCGCGCCGGTATCGGTGACCGTTTCCGGCGGTATCGAGGACACCACGCCACCATCCGTCAACCTGACCTTCCCGGCCAACGGCGCGACCGTTTCCGGCACGGTGCAACTGACCGCCACCGCGAGCGACGACACCGGCGTGGCGAGTGTCGAGTTCTTCCTCGACGGCGCATCGCTCGGCAGCGGCAACCAGAGCGCGCAGGCCGGGCCATGGACGCTGGACTGGAACACCACCGCGACGAGCGCCGGCGCGCATGCCCTGAGCGTGGTGGCGCGCGACGCGCGCGGCAACCAGACGCTGGACAACGACACCAGCGTGACGGTGAACCAGGTGGTGCTGGCGGTCGACGAGTCCTTCTCCAACCGCAATGCCGACGGCGACTACTACGACCAGACCGGCTGGAGCGGGGACTTTGCGGCCGACGGCGACAACGCCACCGCGGGCGCGGGCCCGAGCCAGTCGGCCTATGGCTACGCCTCTTCCGGGGTGTCCTGCGCAGCGGGGTGGAAGACCAAGTTCCTGCAACGCAGCGCGGTGCTCGGCAGCGCGCCGCGGCTCTCGTATGCGCGCAAGCTGGACCTCAAGTCCGCGATCAACTCGACCACCGCCGCGCGTTTCCGCGTGCTGGTCAACGGCACGGTGTTCCACGAGAAGGCGGTGACCAACGCCAACTACAGCGACAGCGCCTGGCAGCGCTTCGACAACCTCGACCTGTCCGCCTGGGCCGGGCAGACGGTGACGCTGCGCTTCGAAGCGGCGGCCAACTCCAACGTGTGCATCGAGGCCTGGGCCAAGGCGCGCATCGACGACCTGCGCGTCGGCAATGCCAGCGAACCCACCGACGCAATCGCGCCCACGGTGAACCTCACCGCGCCGGCGAATGGCGCCAGCGTCAGCGGCAACGTCGACCTGACCGCCAGCGCCAGCGACGCGGTGGGCGTGGTCAAGGTGGAGTTCCACGCCAACGGCAGTCTGATTGGCGTGGACCTTGCGGCGCCGTACGCCTTCACCTGGAACACCGCGGACGTGGCCAACGGCAGCTACGCGCTGATGGCCAAGGCCTTCGACGCGGCCGGCAACGTGGGCAGCGATGCGGACACCACGGTGAACGTGTCGAACGGTGGCGGCGGCGGCGCGCCGGTGATCGTCAACTTCGCTTCCGAGGCCGCCAACGACGGCTACGTCAAGGCCAATGCGAATGGCAGCAGCCCGGCGCTCGGCACGCTGGAATCCTCGCTGGGCCTGGCCATCGGCCGCGGCACCGATGCCAAGTACAACCGCGCGCTGCTGTCCTTCGACACCAGCAGCATCCCGGACACCGCCACCATCACCGGCGCCACCCTGATCGTGAGCTTCAACAGCGCCTCCGGCGACCCCTGGACCAACCCGGCCGGCAACACGCTGGTGATCGACCTGAAGTCCGGCTGCTTCGGCGCCTGCACCCTGGAGACCGGCGACTGGTTGTCTGCTGCCAGCGCCAGCGCGGTGGCGAACATCGTGCGCTTCACCGCCGGCACACAGAGCTCCGCGGCCTTCAGCGCGGCTGGTCTGGCCGCGATCAGCAAGACCGCCCGCACCCAGGCGCGGCTGCGCTTCAGCCAGAACCAGACCGCGGCGAACTACCTGTGGATCGCCAGCGGCGCCAGCGCCACGCTGCGGGTGGAGTACCAGCCTTGA
- a CDS encoding TonB-dependent receptor, which produces MSVSLTVALLAALPLSNPEAEALDAVTVTASRRPQAAADVLAEVSVIDRAQIDASGAPDLLELLRRQPGVDLARTGGSGQQTSLFLRGGNSNHVLFLVDGVRVASANTGAAAFEHLPLDQIERIEIIRGPRATYFGSDAISGVIAITTRERSGPAGLLRVGSHGRTAAAAAYGAGDERGAFSVQLGGEEYAGFSASLPGAFGYDPDDDGYSHRNLGLRGRIELGTQRLGFSGLVTRQDVEFDQGETAVDQHAIAATLEGPLASGWMHRLTLGGARDDLDTPAYFARFLTRRENLDWVHDVAVGGAEHLVFGVNLQREHGSNVDTFAGPVAVFDESLAHHAAFVGWQGSRGAFEYEGALRYDDHETFGGETTAQAALGWRFDGGRVYANWGEGFRAPNLNELYSPGFGELFAGNPELDPERSRALELGLDLRFGERHRRHQRLSQRHRRPDRLPGRRDLPGDQCRTRPGRRRRAELRAADRRMDVRSQHHLAGRAQRRHRQRSVAAARAQGECRPRLRAQRIAAPGWGRGLCLRSPRFRWRAALVHAAGPARRLGLCRRVAPHRKTGQRLRPRVQPGQRICDGGTRVDSHVEVGAVSSGASSAQGAGPRSGACSSLLRFRRAPGAEQARLYAGHP; this is translated from the coding sequence ATGAGTGTGTCCCTGACGGTGGCCCTGCTGGCCGCCCTGCCTTTGTCCAACCCTGAAGCCGAAGCCCTCGACGCGGTCACCGTGACCGCCAGCCGCCGGCCGCAGGCCGCCGCCGATGTGCTCGCCGAGGTCAGCGTGATCGACCGCGCGCAGATCGACGCCAGCGGCGCGCCGGACCTGCTGGAACTGCTGCGCCGCCAGCCCGGCGTCGACCTCGCCCGCACCGGCGGTTCCGGCCAGCAGACCAGCCTGTTCCTGCGCGGCGGCAATTCCAACCATGTGCTGTTCCTGGTCGACGGCGTGCGCGTGGCCAGCGCCAACACCGGCGCGGCTGCCTTCGAACACCTGCCGCTGGACCAGATCGAGCGCATCGAGATCATCCGCGGTCCGCGCGCCACCTACTTCGGTTCCGATGCGATCAGCGGCGTGATCGCGATCACCACCCGCGAGCGCAGCGGCCCGGCCGGCCTGCTGCGCGTGGGCAGCCACGGCCGCACCGCAGCGGCCGCCGCATACGGTGCCGGCGACGAGCGCGGCGCTTTCAGCGTGCAACTCGGCGGCGAGGAGTACGCCGGTTTCTCTGCCTCGCTGCCCGGCGCCTTCGGCTACGATCCCGACGACGACGGCTACAGCCACCGCAACCTCGGCTTGCGCGGGCGCATCGAACTCGGCACCCAGCGCCTCGGTTTCAGCGGCCTCGTCACGCGCCAGGACGTGGAGTTCGACCAGGGCGAGACGGCGGTCGACCAGCACGCCATCGCCGCCACCCTGGAAGGCCCCCTGGCGAGCGGCTGGATGCACCGCCTGACCCTCGGCGGCGCGCGCGACGACCTCGACACGCCGGCCTACTTCGCGCGCTTCCTGACCCGCCGCGAGAACCTCGACTGGGTCCACGACGTGGCCGTCGGCGGCGCCGAGCACCTGGTGTTCGGCGTCAACCTGCAGCGCGAGCACGGCAGCAATGTCGACACCTTCGCCGGCCCGGTGGCGGTGTTCGACGAGTCGCTCGCCCACCACGCCGCATTCGTCGGCTGGCAGGGCAGCCGCGGCGCGTTCGAATACGAAGGCGCGCTGCGCTACGACGATCATGAAACCTTCGGCGGCGAAACCACCGCGCAGGCGGCGCTCGGCTGGCGTTTCGACGGCGGCCGCGTCTATGCCAACTGGGGCGAGGGCTTCCGCGCGCCGAACCTGAACGAGCTGTATTCGCCCGGTTTCGGTGAGCTGTTCGCCGGCAATCCGGAGCTCGACCCGGAGCGTTCGCGCGCGCTGGAACTGGGACTCGACCTGCGCTTCGGCGAGCGCCACCGTCGGCATCAACGCCTATCGCAACGACATCGACGACCTGATCGCCTACCAGGGCGGCGAGACCTTCCAGGCGATCAATGTCGCACGCGCCCGGGTCGACGGCGTCGAGCTGAGCTTCGAGCAGCGGATCGACGCATGGACGTTCGCAGCCAACACCACCTGGCAGGACGCGCGCAACGCCGACACCGGCAGCGATCTGTTGCGGCGGCCCGCGCGCAAGGCGAATGTCGACCTCGACTACGCGCTCAGCGAATCGCTGCGCCTGGGTGGGGGCGTGGTCTATGCCTCCGATCGCCTCGATTTCGATGGCGAGCTGCCCTCGTACACGCTGCTGGACCTGCGCGCCGACTGGGCCTTTGCCGACGCGTGGCACCTCACCGCAAGACTGGGCAACGCCTTCGACCGCGAGTACAGCCTGGCCAGCGGATTTGCGACGGCGGGACGCGAGTTGACTCTCACGTTGAGGTGGGAGCAGTAAGCAGCGGCGCAAGCTCGGCTCAAGGCGCCGGGCCGCGAAGCGGAGCTTGCTCGAGCTTGCTCCGCTTTCGACGCGCGCCCGGAGCCGAGCAAGCTCGGCTCTACGCGGGGCATCCGTAG